One region of Mus musculus strain C57BL/6J chromosome 3, GRCm38.p6 C57BL/6J genomic DNA includes:
- the Trim59 gene encoding tripartite motif-containing protein 59 isoform X1: protein MHNFEEELTCPICYSIFEDPRVLPCSHTFCRNCLENVLQASGNFYIWRPLRIPLKCPNCRSIIEIASTGIESLPVNFALRAIIEKYQQEDHPDVVTCPEHYRQPLNVYCLLDKKLVCGHCLTIGQHHGHPIDDLQSAYLKEKDTPQKLLKQLTDTHWTDITRLIEKLEEQKCHSEKIVQGDKEVVLQYFKELIDTLEQKKKYFLAALCDVGKMINQEYTPQIQGMKEIREQQLELMTITTSLQDESPLKFLEKIDEVRQRVQMLKQRPLPEVQPVEIYPRVSNVLKEEWSRIEIGRIKKAVIPEMRVSSKRTPCSWSDNDEKEMELFKILNIAIVSLISVILMLILLFNHHIITFLNEITSICFSEVFLSVYQSLSKNLYDLNNTVCYTLYLLKEFMWKIVSR, encoded by the coding sequence ATGCACAATTTTGAGGAGGAGTTAACGTGTCCCATCTGTTACAGCATCTTTGAAGATCCCCGTGTACTACCATGCTCTCATACATTTTGTAGAAACTGTTTGGAAAATGTTCTTCAGGCATCTGGTAACTTTTACATATGGAGGCCTCTGCGAATTCCACTCAAGTGTCCTAACTGCAGAAGTATTATTGAAATTGCTTCTACTGGCATAGAATCCTTACCTGTAAACTTTGCATTACGAGCAATTATTGAAAAGTACCAGCAAGAAGACCACCCAGATGTTGTCACCTGCCCTGAACACTACAGGCAACCATTAAATGTTTATTGTCTACTAGATAAGAAATTAGTTTGTGGCCATTGTCTTACTATAGGCCAACATCATggccatcctatagatgacctTCAAAGTGCCTATCTGAAAGAAAAGGATACACCTCAGAAGTTGTTGAAACAGTTAACTGACACACATTGGACAGATATCACTCGCCTTATTGAAAAGCTTGAAGAACAGAAATGTCATTCTGAGAAAATAGTTCAAGGTGATAAGGAAGTTGTTCTCCAGTATTTTAAGGAGCTAATTGATAcattagaacagaaaaaaaagtattttttggcAGCTCTTTGTGATGTTGGCAAAATGATTAATCAAGAATACACTCCACAGATTCAAGGAATGAAGGAGATAAGGGAACAACAACTTGAATTAATGACAATAACGACATCTTTACAAGATGAGTCTCCACTTAAATTTCTGGAAAAAATTGATGAAGTCCGCCAACGTGTGCAGATGTTGAAACAGAGACCACTTCCTGAGGTCCAGCCTGTTGAAATTTATCCTCGAGTAAGCAATGTATTAAAAGAAGAGTGGAGCAGAATAGAAATTGGACGTATTAAGAAAGCTGTTATTCCTGAAATGAGAGTTTCTTCAAAAAGAACGCCATGTTCCTGGTCTGATAATGATGAAAAAGAAatggaactttttaaaattttaaacattgcTATAGTTTCACTCATTTCAGTGATACTAATGTTGATACTCCTTTTCAACCATCACATAATAACATTCTTAAATGAAATCACTTCAATATGTTTCTCTGAAGTCTTTCTCTCTGTTTACCAGAGTTTATCTAAGAACTTATATGACTTAAACAATACAGTGTGTTACACTTTATATTTGTTAAAGGAATTTATGTGGAAAATAGTTTCTCGTTGA